From the genome of Abyssicoccus albus, one region includes:
- a CDS encoding ComE operon protein 2 — MNRLQWDEYFMAQAKLLATRSTCTRLSVGAIIVKDKRVIASGYNGSVSGDEHCTDVGCLIEGGHCIRTIHAEMNAIIQCSKMGVETNGAHIYVSHFPCIHCTKSIIQAGIKKVYYAENYKNHPYAIELFKKNDVEMVHIPYDREKMLKTFSDIT; from the coding sequence ATGAATAGACTACAATGGGATGAATATTTTATGGCACAAGCGAAGTTACTGGCAACACGATCGACGTGTACAAGATTAAGTGTCGGTGCAATTATCGTAAAAGATAAACGTGTCATTGCAAGTGGTTATAATGGTTCAGTGTCTGGTGATGAACATTGTACGGATGTTGGTTGCCTTATTGAAGGAGGTCATTGCATACGCACAATTCATGCTGAAATGAATGCAATTATTCAATGTAGTAAAATGGGTGTTGAGACAAACGGTGCTCACATTTATGTTAGTCACTTCCCGTGCATTCATTGTACGAAATCAATTATTCAAGCTGGGATTAAGAAAGTGTATTATGCAGAAAATTATAAAAATCACCCTTATGCAATTGAATTATTTAAAAAGAATGATGTTGAAATGGTACACATCCCATATGACCGTGAAAAAATGTTAAAAACGTTTAGTGATATTACATAA
- a CDS encoding helix-hairpin-helix domain-containing protein: protein MSKINQIKYWLLNNIPIVCISLMMMIVCISIGVSYFINPVEQDSEIMQLTNQKKLEQQDSPIKSVEEVQSNESINEQIMVEVKGAVTHPKVYVLSKGDRVDDVLKLAKPTQHADLAKVNMAKEVHDEMVIYIPDQRQRDDSIEKFYSKNNNHSKETSDQDIDQQCININNASTADLQTIPGIGPKRALDISNYRSEQPFDTIDEIKNVSGIGDKTFDTMKSYICV from the coding sequence ATGTCAAAAATAAATCAAATTAAATATTGGTTACTTAACAACATTCCTATCGTGTGTATCTCACTTATGATGATGATTGTGTGTATTAGTATTGGAGTTAGTTATTTTATTAACCCTGTCGAACAAGATTCTGAAATTATGCAACTAACCAATCAAAAAAAATTAGAACAACAGGATTCACCAATAAAATCAGTTGAAGAGGTTCAGTCTAATGAGTCAATAAATGAGCAAATAATGGTTGAAGTGAAAGGGGCTGTTACTCATCCTAAGGTTTATGTGCTTTCAAAAGGTGATCGGGTTGATGATGTATTGAAACTTGCGAAACCAACTCAACATGCTGATTTAGCAAAAGTGAACATGGCAAAAGAGGTGCATGATGAAATGGTGATTTATATACCGGATCAACGACAACGTGATGATAGTATTGAAAAGTTTTATTCAAAAAATAATAATCACTCTAAAGAAACTTCAGACCAAGATATAGATCAACAATGTATCAATATTAATAATGCTTCAACAGCTGATTTACAAACGATTCCAGGTATAGGACCAAAGCGTGCATTAGATATTTCTAATTATCGGTCAGAGCAACCGTTTGATACAATTGATGAGATAAAAAATGTTTCTGGGATTGGTGACAAAACATTTGATACAATGAAGTCATATATTTGCGTGTAA
- a CDS encoding DUF421 domain-containing protein, with translation MLEEIFFKDINIIIKTIVIGILSYISLIVLLRISGKRTLSKMNAFDLIVTVAIGSILATIIMSKDVTIAQGIAALSTLIIMQFLMTKISYHNQFFSRLIKSNPTLLFYEGEYLYDAMKRERILEVEIMQAVRAQGIHSLKNVQVVILETDGSFSVISNDKPIDTDENELFNHVQH, from the coding sequence ATGCTAGAAGAAATATTTTTTAAAGATATTAACATTATAATAAAAACAATTGTAATTGGAATTTTATCTTATATTTCACTCATCGTTTTACTAAGAATAAGTGGTAAAAGAACGCTCAGTAAAATGAACGCATTTGATTTAATTGTGACCGTTGCAATCGGTTCAATTCTTGCAACGATTATTATGAGTAAAGATGTTACGATTGCTCAAGGGATTGCAGCGTTATCAACGTTAATTATCATGCAATTTTTGATGACTAAAATATCTTATCATAATCAATTCTTTAGCCGTTTAATTAAATCAAATCCGACGTTATTATTTTATGAAGGTGAATACCTATATGACGCAATGAAAAGAGAACGTATTCTTGAAGTTGAGATCATGCAAGCTGTTCGTGCTCAAGGCATTCATAGTTTAAAAAATGTACAAGTGGTCATTTTAGAAACTGATGGTAGTTTTTCTGTCATTAGTAATGACAAACCAATTGATACTGATGAGAATGAGTTGTTCAATCATGTACAACATTAA
- a CDS encoding helix-turn-helix transcriptional regulator: MKVKNNIKTIRLERGITQVKMAEDLHITRQTINAIEKSKYNPSLELALKISKYFDTPFDEIFSLEEDDNAQK; encoded by the coding sequence TTGAAAGTAAAAAATAATATTAAAACAATTCGTCTTGAAAGAGGGATAACTCAAGTAAAGATGGCAGAAGACTTACACATTACTAGACAAACGATTAATGCTATTGAAAAGAGTAAATATAATCCTAGCTTAGAACTTGCTTTAAAAATTTCGAAATATTTTGATACACCATTTGATGAGATATTTAGTTTAGAGGAGGATGACAATGCACAAAAATAA
- a CDS encoding class I SAM-dependent DNA methyltransferase, translating to MGNELTQYNNLASIYDELTDDHDLDGWISIIEQFKQLQHQSILDLGCGTGKLLMHDKLSNQFKRRVGIDLSESMINLAQTKSNQVEYHVMDMVEMKFNETFDMLTCLCDSLNYVTEIDSVHQLFKQSFNHLSPDGVLIFDVHTLEKVKLFTDGVFYEDREEIFYHWTSDVDDDGYIDHELTFFVKKDELFERFDEFHTQRTFSKEMYLNLLEDVGFSRIEVFYDFNREDVHFNNQHRMFFAAFK from the coding sequence ATGGGTAATGAATTAACTCAATATAATAATCTCGCTTCAATTTATGATGAATTGACAGACGATCATGATTTGGACGGTTGGATTTCAATCATTGAACAGTTTAAGCAACTTCAACATCAATCGATTCTAGACCTTGGCTGCGGTACTGGGAAATTATTGATGCATGATAAACTGTCAAATCAATTTAAACGTCGTGTAGGAATAGATTTGAGTGAATCAATGATTAATCTTGCACAGACTAAATCTAATCAAGTCGAATACCACGTGATGGATATGGTTGAAATGAAATTCAATGAAACGTTTGATATGTTGACATGTTTATGTGATTCGCTGAATTACGTGACAGAAATCGATAGTGTCCATCAACTGTTCAAACAATCATTCAACCATTTAAGCCCTGATGGGGTATTGATCTTTGACGTTCATACTTTAGAGAAAGTGAAGTTATTTACAGACGGTGTATTCTATGAAGATCGAGAAGAAATTTTTTATCATTGGACGAGTGATGTTGATGATGATGGTTATATTGATCATGAATTAACATTTTTCGTTAAAAAAGATGAATTATTTGAACGATTTGATGAATTCCATACACAACGTACATTTTCTAAAGAAATGTATTTAAATTTATTGGAAGATGTTGGTTTTAGTCGTATTGAAGTATTTTATGATTTCAATCGTGAAGATGTTCATTTCAACAACCAACATAGAATGTTTTTTGCTGCATTCAAATAA
- the rsfS gene encoding ribosome silencing factor, translating into MESKTLMEIAYNACDDKIAEDILVFDMKGKSPITDYFVICHGNSEKQVQAIARHVKEEIEKNGVEIKRLEGFTEANWILVDATDVVIHVFNKEERSYYNLERLFKEAPIVESETING; encoded by the coding sequence ATGGAATCAAAAACACTAATGGAAATAGCTTATAATGCATGTGATGATAAAATTGCAGAAGATATTTTAGTCTTCGACATGAAAGGTAAATCACCAATTACTGATTATTTTGTGATTTGTCACGGTAATAGTGAGAAGCAAGTTCAAGCAATTGCTAGACATGTTAAAGAAGAAATAGAGAAGAATGGTGTAGAGATTAAACGATTAGAAGGATTTACTGAAGCAAACTGGATCTTAGTGGATGCAACAGATGTTGTAATCCATGTCTTCAATAAAGAAGAACGTAGCTATTACAATTTAGAGCGTCTATTTAAAGAAGCACCGATTGTAGAAAGTGAGACAATTAATGGGTAA
- the yqeK gene encoding bis(5'-nucleosyl)-tetraphosphatase (symmetrical) YqeK, translating to MKEKKATQLIHDKLPTKRYEHSLRVKETALKIRNELSLDVNEEHLVIASILHDYAKYDDLSYMYQKITEFKLDNELLSYGSEVLHGPIAAVIMEHEHGITNENLLNAMRYHTTGRKEMSTLEKIVFIADYIEPARDQKDVDTIRDIVFKEHKLDKAIFEITKKNMHYLIKNNSSIYKLTLECYNYYNMTN from the coding sequence ATGAAAGAAAAGAAAGCGACTCAATTAATTCATGATAAATTACCTACGAAAAGATACGAGCATAGCCTTCGTGTAAAAGAAACTGCTTTAAAAATTAGAAATGAACTGTCATTAGATGTTAATGAAGAACATTTGGTTATAGCAAGTATTTTACATGATTATGCAAAATACGACGATTTATCTTATATGTACCAAAAGATTACAGAATTCAAATTAGATAACGAATTACTCAGTTATGGCAGCGAAGTATTGCACGGTCCAATCGCTGCGGTAATCATGGAACATGAACATGGCATTACGAATGAAAATCTTTTGAATGCGATGAGGTATCATACAACAGGGCGTAAAGAAATGAGTACGTTAGAAAAAATCGTTTTTATTGCTGATTATATCGAACCAGCACGAGATCAAAAAGATGTCGATACTATACGTGACATTGTATTTAAAGAACATAAATTAGACAAGGCGATTTTTGAAATTACTAAGAAAAATATGCACTATTTGATCAAAAATAATAGTTCAATTTATAAATTGACGTTAGAGTGTTACAACTATTATAATATGACGAATTAA
- the nadD gene encoding nicotinate (nicotinamide) nucleotide adenylyltransferase, whose translation MTNIGLYGGSFDPIHNGHVSAAIQMYELLSLDELIVMPAKQSPHKSTRPNVEDHHRYEMLQIAFNDVSTTMNIEISSFELEQKSKSYTFKTIEHLKMIYPKERLYMLIGEDQLYDFDQWKNVKMIIENVYVVIVKRYKDSKKLADYISEHELFKHYEARFIPIDIQITEMSSTDIRDKLAHHVSVRHMLPKSVYDYIKEEHLYERKESDSINS comes from the coding sequence ATGACTAATATTGGTTTATACGGAGGATCTTTTGATCCGATTCATAATGGTCATGTGAGTGCTGCAATTCAAATGTATGAGTTATTGTCTTTAGATGAGTTAATCGTGATGCCTGCAAAGCAGTCACCACATAAATCAACTAGACCGAATGTAGAAGATCATCATCGTTATGAGATGTTGCAAATTGCGTTTAATGATGTTTCGACTACAATGAATATTGAGATTAGTTCCTTTGAATTAGAGCAAAAGTCGAAAAGCTACACGTTTAAAACGATTGAACACTTGAAGATGATTTATCCAAAGGAACGACTTTATATGTTGATTGGTGAAGATCAATTGTATGATTTCGATCAGTGGAAAAATGTAAAAATGATTATAGAAAATGTTTATGTTGTTATTGTGAAACGTTACAAAGATTCAAAAAAATTGGCTGATTATATTTCGGAACATGAACTGTTTAAGCATTACGAAGCACGATTCATACCAATAGATATACAAATTACTGAAATGAGTTCAACAGATATACGCGATAAGTTAGCACATCATGTGTCTGTTCGTCATATGTTGCCAAAGTCAGTGTATGACTATATTAAGGAGGAGCACTTATATGAAAGAAAAGAAAGCGACTCAATTAATTCATGA
- the yhbY gene encoding ribosome assembly RNA-binding protein YhbY — translation MKLTGADKRYLRKSAHHLNAPLQIGKEGINDNMLTQINEYLEKHELIKISVLQNNDDDMNELAMSLAQSLKAEVVQIIGSKIILYKKNYELKSSKYSLPSKSND, via the coding sequence ATGAAATTAACAGGCGCAGATAAAAGATATTTAAGAAAGTCAGCACATCATTTGAATGCACCGTTACAAATTGGAAAAGAAGGTATTAATGATAATATGTTAACTCAAATCAATGAGTATTTAGAGAAACATGAACTCATTAAAATTAGTGTGTTACAAAATAACGATGATGATATGAATGAGTTAGCAATGTCCCTTGCACAATCCCTTAAGGCTGAAGTCGTTCAAATTATTGGTTCAAAGATTATACTATATAAAAAGAACTATGAACTAAAATCTTCAAAATATAGTTTACCAAGTAAGTCTAATGACTAA
- a CDS encoding shikimate dehydrogenase family protein: MNYGLIGDPITHSLSPSIHNRNFGALNESSIYHLYEDYSIEKSLKEFMEVNDIKGLNVTFPYKSVVLKDLNELTPISKQLGSVNTILRNHDQLIGHTTDGLGFIDAYKEMIIDSEHILLIGFGGACKPIFYELTKLNKDITIMKRNISECQYEPFIHDESRSEVKTVEFDPNHVLDGYCLVVNTTPVGMNDEMVLTNFNVLPKYAIDIIYKPLMTPWLERMKLHGVTVDHGIGMLVHQAAHAYHFWTSRQARIDSMIEAVQDTLN, translated from the coding sequence ATGAATTACGGTTTAATTGGTGATCCAATCACACATTCATTATCACCATCGATACACAATAGAAATTTCGGTGCATTAAATGAATCATCAATTTATCATTTGTATGAAGACTACTCAATAGAAAAGTCATTGAAAGAATTTATGGAAGTCAATGATATTAAAGGTTTGAATGTTACATTTCCATACAAAAGTGTAGTGCTAAAAGATTTAAATGAACTCACTCCGATTAGTAAGCAATTAGGTAGTGTCAATACAATATTGAGAAATCATGATCAATTAATTGGTCATACGACAGATGGATTAGGTTTCATTGATGCATATAAAGAGATGATTATAGATAGTGAACACATTCTTTTAATTGGCTTTGGAGGCGCTTGTAAGCCAATCTTTTATGAACTGACGAAGTTGAACAAGGACATCACAATCATGAAGCGTAATATCTCCGAGTGCCAATATGAACCATTTATACATGATGAATCTAGAAGTGAGGTTAAAACAGTTGAGTTTGATCCTAATCATGTATTAGATGGTTACTGTTTAGTCGTCAATACAACACCTGTCGGAATGAATGATGAGATGGTCTTAACTAATTTTAATGTATTGCCAAAGTATGCCATTGATATTATTTATAAACCACTGATGACTCCATGGCTTGAGAGAATGAAATTACATGGTGTTACAGTGGATCATGGTATTGGAATGCTCGTACATCAAGCAGCACATGCTTACCACTTCTGGACATCAAGACAAGCGAGAATCGATTCAATGATTGAGGCAGTCCAAGACACTTTAAACTAA
- the yqeH gene encoding ribosome biogenesis GTPase YqeH — MTIQTYKCIGCGTALQSDHPDAAGYVPKSAIDKEDIICKRCFRLKHYNEVQDVNISDEQFENIIRGLKDVNGLIVKVVDAYDIEGSWIEDLNHLIGRKDLILVINKMDILPHAMNHTRFKQWVYKRLKENKIKVLDIVLMSAIKGNGLTELMESIVKHQLDRDVYIIGTTNVGKSTLINKLIESSVGDKDVVTTSFFPGTTLDMIDIPLDENHFIFDTPGIVYPHQLSYYLSRDDLKLVTPKKEIKQRIFQLSSDQSVFIGGFARISVEFTTDDERLPFVFFQNNEIHLHRRKTEDSDAFWLEHIGGLLTPPTSSIENLKDSLQTYRFNAGQERLDIVISGLGFITIPAYAAIEVTTLNRLKVESRISIFEG; from the coding sequence ATGACAATTCAAACATATAAGTGTATAGGTTGTGGTACAGCGCTTCAATCTGATCACCCTGATGCAGCAGGGTATGTTCCAAAAAGTGCGATAGATAAAGAAGATATAATATGTAAGCGTTGTTTTAGATTAAAGCATTATAATGAAGTACAAGATGTGAATATATCTGATGAACAATTTGAAAATATTATTCGTGGTTTGAAAGATGTCAATGGCCTTATTGTTAAAGTGGTTGATGCATATGATATTGAAGGCAGTTGGATTGAAGATTTGAATCATCTGATTGGTCGGAAAGATTTAATTCTTGTCATTAATAAAATGGATATATTACCTCACGCGATGAACCATACACGATTTAAACAATGGGTATACAAACGTTTGAAAGAAAATAAAATTAAAGTGTTAGACATCGTGTTGATGAGTGCGATTAAAGGCAACGGACTAACTGAATTAATGGAATCAATTGTGAAACATCAACTTGATCGTGACGTATACATTATAGGGACTACGAATGTTGGGAAGTCAACATTGATTAATAAATTGATTGAATCATCCGTTGGAGATAAAGATGTTGTGACGACTTCATTTTTTCCAGGCACGACTTTAGATATGATTGATATCCCGCTAGACGAGAATCACTTTATATTTGATACACCTGGGATAGTTTACCCACATCAACTGAGCTACTATTTATCGAGAGATGATTTAAAACTTGTCACGCCAAAGAAAGAAATTAAACAAAGAATCTTCCAATTATCGAGTGATCAGTCAGTATTTATTGGTGGGTTTGCAAGAATTTCAGTTGAATTTACTACAGATGACGAACGATTACCATTTGTATTTTTTCAAAACAATGAAATTCACTTACATCGAAGAAAGACAGAAGATAGTGATGCATTTTGGTTAGAACATATCGGTGGGCTTTTGACACCGCCAACGTCATCGATAGAGAATCTGAAAGATTCATTACAAACATATCGGTTTAATGCTGGCCAAGAGCGGTTAGATATTGTCATTTCAGGACTTGGATTTATAACGATTCCAGCATATGCTGCAATCGAAGTGACGACATTAAATCGCTTGAAAGTAGAATCAAGAATATCAATATTTGAGGGATAG
- a CDS encoding YqeG family HAD IIIA-type phosphatase: protein MKKQLQNTITHHFMPNEFVDNIFEITPELIKGLNKKAIITDLDNTLVGWDTPSATDEVKEWFHRMNENGIKITVVSNNNSERVKAFCDPHDIEFIARAQKPRRKSLKKALSQMEMNSDDTVLIGDQMMTDVLGGNRLGLYTILVVPVKNSDGMSTKINRMLERRVLKYFERNNLLNKGEDDNSNI from the coding sequence ATGAAAAAACAACTTCAAAATACAATCACTCATCATTTCATGCCGAATGAATTTGTTGATAATATATTTGAAATAACTCCTGAGCTTATTAAAGGATTGAATAAAAAAGCGATTATTACCGATTTAGATAATACATTAGTCGGGTGGGATACACCTAGTGCAACAGATGAAGTGAAAGAATGGTTTCACCGAATGAATGAGAATGGTATTAAGATTACAGTTGTATCCAATAACAATTCAGAACGAGTTAAAGCATTTTGTGATCCGCATGATATTGAGTTTATTGCAAGAGCACAAAAACCACGACGTAAAAGTTTAAAAAAAGCGTTGTCACAAATGGAGATGAATTCAGATGATACTGTATTAATTGGTGATCAAATGATGACTGATGTATTAGGTGGAAATCGTTTAGGATTATACACGATACTTGTTGTTCCGGTAAAAAACTCTGATGGTATGTCAACGAAAATAAATCGTATGTTAGAACGACGCGTGTTAAAATATTTCGAACGTAATAACTTGTTAAATAAAGGAGAAGATGACAATTCAAACATATAA
- a CDS encoding 5'-methylthioadenosine/adenosylhomocysteine nucleosidase → MIAIIGAMQEEIDILIDEMTEVQQMKMGETDFYQGQLNGRDVVVSLAGIGKVNAALTTTILIQKYNPSRVINIGVAGSLSNKVNVLDTVYSTECTYHDVNATHFGYDIGQVPQMVKSFISDEYMLEQMESVLDQLPYPIHKGQVTSGDQFIGTIEQKNKVTEVQPEAIAVDMESTAIAHVCHRHQTPFLIIRSISDNANGEAMDSYEEFLEESCKRASNIVKLLLRNMID, encoded by the coding sequence ATGATTGCAATTATCGGTGCAATGCAAGAAGAAATTGATATATTAATCGATGAGATGACAGAAGTACAACAAATGAAGATGGGTGAAACGGACTTTTATCAAGGACAATTGAATGGACGTGATGTTGTCGTGTCTTTGGCTGGTATAGGGAAGGTTAATGCAGCACTTACGACGACAATTCTAATTCAGAAATATAATCCATCACGCGTAATCAATATTGGTGTTGCTGGAAGCTTGAGCAATAAAGTGAACGTTTTAGATACAGTTTATTCGACGGAGTGTACATATCACGATGTCAATGCAACACATTTTGGTTATGACATTGGACAAGTTCCTCAAATGGTTAAATCATTTATTTCAGATGAATATATGTTAGAACAAATGGAGTCTGTATTAGATCAACTACCGTATCCAATTCATAAAGGACAAGTCACGAGTGGAGATCAATTTATCGGAACGATAGAGCAAAAAAATAAAGTCACTGAAGTTCAGCCAGAAGCGATTGCGGTCGATATGGAATCAACAGCAATCGCACATGTTTGTCATCGACATCAGACACCATTTTTGATTATTCGTTCAATTTCTGATAATGCCAATGGTGAAGCGATGGATTCGTATGAAGAATTCTTAGAGGAATCTTGCAAACGTGCATCAAACATTGTAAAATTACTATTGAGGAATATGATAGATTAA
- the greA gene encoding transcription elongation factor GreA has product MDTKKEYPMTQEGYDKLEKDLEIYKTEKRPEVVEKIKVARSFGDLSENSEYDAAKDEQGFIEQEITKMETMLRHAVIIEANKNSDEVQLGKMVTFIEVPDGDEESYQIVGSAEADPFEGKISNESPIAKTLLGKKVGDKVTVPLPNGSSMDVEIKSVK; this is encoded by the coding sequence ATGGATACGAAGAAAGAATACCCGATGACACAAGAAGGTTATGACAAATTAGAAAAAGATTTAGAAATTTATAAAACTGAAAAAAGACCAGAAGTCGTTGAAAAAATTAAAGTAGCACGTAGTTTCGGTGATTTATCTGAGAACTCAGAGTATGATGCAGCTAAGGATGAACAAGGATTTATCGAACAGGAAATCACTAAAATGGAAACAATGCTTCGTCATGCAGTCATTATCGAAGCGAATAAGAATTCAGATGAAGTACAACTTGGTAAAATGGTAACATTTATAGAAGTACCTGATGGTGATGAAGAAAGCTATCAAATCGTAGGAAGTGCTGAAGCAGATCCATTTGAAGGTAAGATCTCAAATGAAAGCCCGATTGCGAAAACATTACTTGGTAAAAAAGTTGGAGATAAAGTGACAGTACCATTACCTAATGGTTCATCAATGGACGTTGAAATTAAAAGTGTTAAATAA
- the udk gene encoding uridine kinase encodes MTEATIIGIAGGSGSGKTSVTRKIMNQLSHLNIGLIEQDYYYKDQSHLTFEERLETNYDHPFAFDNDLFVEHLEQIKNKHHVEVPTYDYKVHTRSEKTLSILPKDVMIVEGIFVLEDQRLRDLMDVKVYVDTDADIRILRRIMRDMKERDRSIESIIDQYMTVVRPMHNQFIEPTKRYADIIVPEGGSNEVAIDLLSTKILSIARETKPVDPSIYQK; translated from the coding sequence ATGACTGAAGCGACAATTATTGGTATCGCGGGTGGAAGTGGTTCTGGTAAGACGAGTGTAACTCGAAAAATTATGAATCAATTAAGCCATTTAAACATTGGATTGATTGAACAAGATTATTATTATAAAGACCAAAGCCATTTAACGTTTGAAGAGCGATTAGAGACAAATTATGACCATCCATTTGCATTTGATAACGATTTGTTTGTAGAACATTTAGAGCAAATAAAAAATAAGCACCATGTAGAAGTGCCAACGTATGATTATAAAGTCCACACTAGAAGTGAGAAAACGCTTTCAATTCTGCCGAAAGATGTTATGATAGTGGAAGGCATATTTGTACTTGAAGATCAGCGGTTACGTGATTTAATGGATGTTAAGGTCTATGTTGATACCGATGCGGATATTAGAATCTTAAGACGCATTATGCGTGACATGAAAGAACGAGATCGTTCAATCGAATCTATTATTGATCAATACATGACGGTAGTAAGACCGATGCACAATCAATTTATAGAACCAACGAAGCGATATGCTGATATCATCGTACCCGAAGGTGGTAGTAATGAAGTTGCAATTGATTTACTTTCGACTAAAATATTAAGCATTGCTAGAGAGACAAAACCAGTCGACCCATCAATATATCAAAAATAA
- a CDS encoding peptidase U32 family protein produces MAVLTEEQLKSNKTLLKKPELLAPAGNLEKLKVAVHYGADAVFLGGQEFGLRSNADNFTIEEIREGVEFANQYNAKIYVTTNIFAHNENFDGLDEYLLQLQNAGVTGIIVADPFIIEACKRVAPQLEIHLSTQQSLSNYKAVEYWKSEGLERVVLARETSAEEMQQIKDKVDIEIEAFIHGAMCIAYSGRCTLSNHMTARDSNRGGCCQSCRWDYDLLSIEDDDSLDFVYGEEATPFAMSPKDLKLIESIPKMMDIGIDSLKIEGRMKSIHYIATVVRVYRKVIDEYYNDPDNFKIDPEWLIELDKCANRDTAPAFFEGVPSVDEQMFGDGQKRKNSHDFCGLVIDYNEETEMATIQQRNHFKPGEVIEFFGPEIDNFAVTVEAIYDEEGESLDAARHPLQIVQIPMKQKVYPHNMMRKEL; encoded by the coding sequence ATGGCAGTATTAACAGAAGAACAATTAAAATCTAACAAAACGTTACTTAAGAAACCTGAATTATTAGCGCCAGCTGGAAATTTAGAAAAATTAAAAGTGGCCGTTCATTATGGTGCCGATGCTGTGTTCTTAGGTGGGCAAGAATTTGGATTAAGAAGTAACGCGGACAATTTTACAATTGAAGAGATTCGTGAAGGTGTTGAATTCGCCAATCAATATAATGCGAAAATTTATGTGACGACCAATATTTTTGCACATAACGAAAACTTTGATGGATTAGATGAATATTTATTACAATTACAAAATGCAGGTGTTACAGGTATTATCGTGGCAGATCCATTTATTATTGAAGCATGTAAACGTGTTGCACCTCAATTAGAAATTCATTTGAGTACTCAACAAAGTTTGAGTAATTATAAAGCTGTTGAATATTGGAAGAGTGAAGGGTTGGAGCGTGTTGTACTAGCGCGTGAAACGAGTGCAGAAGAAATGCAACAAATTAAAGACAAAGTAGACATTGAGATTGAAGCGTTTATTCACGGTGCAATGTGTATTGCATATTCAGGACGATGTACTTTAAGTAATCATATGACCGCAAGAGATTCTAACCGTGGGGGTTGTTGTCAGTCTTGTCGTTGGGATTACGATTTATTATCCATTGAAGATGATGATTCTCTTGATTTCGTATACGGTGAAGAAGCGACACCATTTGCGATGAGCCCGAAAGATTTGAAATTAATTGAATCGATCCCAAAAATGATGGATATTGGCATCGATTCTTTAAAGATTGAAGGACGAATGAAGTCAATTCATTATATTGCGACAGTTGTACGAGTTTATCGTAAAGTCATTGATGAATATTATAACGATCCTGATAATTTCAAAATTGATCCTGAATGGTTGATTGAATTAGATAAATGTGCGAACCGTGATACTGCTCCGGCCTTCTTTGAAGGGGTACCATCCGTTGATGAACAAATGTTTGGAGACGGACAAAAAAGAAAAAATAGCCATGATTTCTGCGGCTTAGTCATAGACTATAATGAAGAAACTGAAATGGCAACGATTCAACAAAGAAATCACTTTAAACCAGGTGAGGTTATTGAGTTCTTTGGACCTGAAATTGATAACTTCGCAGTTACTGTGGAAGCAATTTATGATGAAGAAGGAGAATCACTTGATGCTGCTCGTCATCCATTACAGATTGTTCAAATCCCAATGAAGCAAAAAGTTTATCCACATAACATGATGAGAAAGGAACTATAA